The following coding sequences are from one Caballeronia sp. SBC1 window:
- a CDS encoding LysR family transcriptional regulator: MELNDLAAFISVARAGGFRDAARISGVSASSLSIAVRRLEAKLGLRLLNRTTRSVAPTEPGLRLLEKLAPLFSEMEASLDVLNGFRDKPSGTLKLNVPSSTARIVLPTVIASFLKAYPDIRVEVVVEDGFVDVLSIGCDAGIRYDERLEQDMIAIPIGPRVQRFATAAAPEYLDTHGRPEHPRELLSHACLRGQFAGGAKPTWDFERDGEVIRLDPTGPLLVRPGAAMDLAISTAVAGVGVIHLFEGMLRPYLDSGALEPILEPWWPSFSGPFLYYPGHRHLPAPLRVFIDFVKAGNLSNPSPNPPAL; encoded by the coding sequence ATGGAATTAAATGATCTTGCCGCGTTCATTTCAGTGGCTCGCGCCGGCGGTTTTCGCGATGCAGCCCGGATTAGCGGCGTCTCCGCCTCGAGTCTGAGCATTGCCGTGCGTCGTCTGGAGGCGAAACTCGGGCTGCGCTTGCTCAACCGGACCACTCGCAGCGTGGCCCCGACCGAACCCGGACTACGCCTTCTGGAAAAGCTGGCGCCGTTGTTCAGCGAGATGGAAGCGTCGCTGGATGTCCTGAACGGCTTCAGGGACAAGCCAAGCGGCACGCTGAAACTGAACGTGCCGTCGAGCACCGCGCGGATTGTGTTGCCAACCGTTATTGCGTCGTTCCTGAAGGCTTATCCGGACATCCGCGTGGAAGTCGTGGTCGAGGATGGTTTCGTCGATGTGCTGTCGATCGGCTGTGACGCGGGCATTCGTTATGACGAGCGGCTTGAGCAGGACATGATCGCCATTCCGATCGGGCCACGCGTGCAGCGGTTCGCGACGGCTGCTGCGCCGGAATATCTCGATACGCACGGCAGACCCGAGCACCCGCGCGAGTTGCTTTCGCATGCGTGCTTGCGCGGGCAGTTTGCCGGCGGCGCGAAGCCTACGTGGGATTTTGAGCGGGACGGGGAGGTGATACGGCTGGATCCTACGGGACCGCTTCTGGTCAGGCCCGGCGCGGCAATGGACCTTGCAATCAGTACGGCCGTGGCAGGCGTGGGCGTGATTCACCTGTTCGAGGGAATGCTGCGTCCGTATCTGGATAGCGGCGCGTTGGAGCCGATTCTCGAACCGTGGTGGCCGAGCTTTTCGGGCCCATTTCTCTACTATCCGGGGCATCGTCACCTGCCCGCACCGTTGCGTGTTTTTATCGATTTCGTGAAGGCGGGGAATTTATCGAACCCGTCACCGAATCCGCCGGCCCTTTGA
- a CDS encoding ABC transporter permease, translated as MRKNGLVALSFHTLVILFVLAPLVIIVLVAFTPDQTLTLPTHGFSLRWFRAILDYPDFISAFFNSIKLAFASATLSLALALPAALAIGRERFPGREFLNGLFLSPLVIPSLVLGIAFLRFFAMIGATGTFTWLVAAHMIIITPFVMRLVLASVSGMDRSIEHAAQSLGADRWTSFRRIVLPMILPGITGGWLLAFINSFDELTMSIFVTSPKTITLPVRMYMYATESIDPMMASVSALVIFITAGAMIVLDRVYGLNRILIGSH; from the coding sequence ATGCGAAAGAACGGCCTCGTTGCCCTGAGTTTTCACACGCTCGTGATCTTGTTCGTGCTGGCGCCGCTCGTGATCATCGTGCTGGTTGCGTTCACGCCGGACCAGACCTTGACGCTGCCCACGCACGGCTTTTCGTTGCGCTGGTTCCGCGCGATTCTCGACTACCCGGATTTCATCTCGGCATTTTTCAACAGTATCAAGCTGGCGTTTGCGTCGGCCACGCTGTCGCTCGCATTGGCGTTGCCGGCGGCGCTTGCTATCGGACGTGAACGTTTTCCGGGGCGCGAATTCCTCAATGGTTTGTTCCTCTCACCGCTGGTGATTCCAAGCCTCGTGCTTGGCATTGCGTTCCTTCGGTTCTTCGCGATGATCGGCGCAACTGGCACGTTCACGTGGCTCGTCGCGGCGCACATGATCATCATCACGCCGTTTGTGATGCGGCTGGTGCTCGCCTCGGTGAGCGGCATGGATCGCAGTATCGAGCATGCGGCGCAGTCGTTGGGAGCGGATCGATGGACGTCGTTTCGACGCATCGTGCTGCCGATGATCCTGCCTGGCATCACGGGCGGCTGGCTGCTTGCTTTCATCAACAGCTTCGATGAACTAACCATGTCGATCTTCGTGACCTCGCCAAAAACCATTACGTTGCCGGTGCGCATGTACATGTACGCGACGGAATCGATTGACCCGATGATGGCGTCCGTATCCGCGCTCGTGATCTTCATTACGGCCGGGGCGATGATCGTGCTCGACCGCGTGTATGGACTGAACCGGATCCTGATCGGGTCACATTGA
- a CDS encoding PLP-dependent aminotransferase family protein, producing the protein MNSAADLYDFTEPFKAPQGSAIRELFKYLGRPGMISFAGGYPSKDLFDRAGIGQALEDAYSSDPIACLQYGDTAGSPALRRAILRLMNDRGVTRDVDDVIVTTGSQQGLDLLIKILVAPGDAVLIDEPAYPAAIQALRLAGASLIPVRTDAQGIDVDALTVQLEAFDPATRPKLLYTVPTFANPTGATLPAIRREALARLAMRFRFVLVEDDPYGELRFSGEPVKPIATFADAIPGASDWVVYFGSLSKIVAPGLRIGWSIAPPAITRRMLVAKQTSDLCTSPLAQETARHYLERGRLADHVQTIALAYRKRCEALCSALRQFVPDEIEYVMPEGGMFVWARLKGGRHSADLLKRAIEQNVIYVPGPAFYARDPDESSMRLSFAAAPGEAEVFEGVRRLKLALASR; encoded by the coding sequence GTGAATTCCGCCGCCGATCTCTACGACTTCACGGAACCGTTCAAGGCGCCGCAAGGCTCGGCGATCCGCGAGCTTTTCAAATACCTTGGCCGGCCCGGGATGATTTCGTTCGCGGGCGGCTATCCGTCGAAGGATCTTTTCGACCGGGCGGGTATCGGCCAGGCGCTGGAAGACGCCTATTCGTCCGATCCGATTGCGTGCCTGCAATACGGCGACACAGCAGGATCGCCCGCTCTGCGCCGCGCGATCCTGCGTTTGATGAACGATCGGGGCGTGACGCGTGATGTGGATGACGTGATCGTGACCACGGGCTCGCAGCAGGGTCTCGACCTGCTGATCAAGATCCTGGTCGCACCAGGCGACGCTGTGCTGATTGACGAGCCGGCTTATCCTGCCGCGATCCAGGCGCTGCGGCTCGCGGGAGCAAGTCTGATCCCGGTGCGCACGGACGCGCAAGGTATCGATGTGGATGCTCTTACTGTCCAGCTCGAAGCGTTTGATCCGGCTACGCGCCCGAAGCTGCTCTACACGGTGCCCACCTTCGCGAACCCGACTGGCGCGACTTTGCCGGCGATCCGTCGTGAAGCGCTTGCGCGGCTCGCGATGCGGTTCCGTTTCGTGCTTGTCGAAGATGACCCCTACGGCGAACTGCGTTTCTCGGGTGAGCCGGTAAAGCCCATCGCCACATTCGCCGATGCCATTCCGGGCGCGAGCGACTGGGTTGTGTATTTCGGCAGCCTCTCGAAGATCGTGGCGCCGGGCTTGCGCATTGGCTGGTCGATTGCGCCGCCTGCCATCACGCGCCGCATGCTCGTTGCAAAACAGACGAGCGATCTCTGCACCTCGCCGCTCGCGCAGGAAACGGCGCGTCATTACCTGGAGCGCGGGCGCTTGGCTGACCATGTGCAGACCATCGCGCTGGCTTATCGCAAGCGTTGCGAGGCGTTATGCAGCGCACTGCGCCAGTTCGTTCCCGATGAGATCGAATATGTGATGCCCGAAGGCGGCATGTTTGTCTGGGCGCGATTGAAGGGCGGCCGTCATTCCGCCGATTTACTCAAGCGCGCGATCGAGCAGAACGTGATCTATGTTCCCGGACCGGCGTTTTACGCACGCGATCCTGACGAATCGAGTATGCGGCTTTCGTTCGCTGCTGCGCCGGGCGAGGCCGAAGTGTTCGAAGGCGTGCGACGGCTCAAGCTTGCGTTGGCGAGCCGGTAG
- a CDS encoding ABC transporter ATP-binding protein has product MSFLVLDKLTKAYGDLHAVSDVSLSVEKGEFVSLLGPSGCGKTTTLQMIAGFIDVTRGRISLDGKDITHVRPNKRGLGVVFQSYALFPHMTVAQNVGFGLEMRSVGKAECAERIRETLALVRLDKLAARYPRELSGGQRQRVAIARALVIQPPVLLLDEPMSNLDAKLREEMQFELRGIQRKVGTTTVMVTHDQSEALSISDRVVVMEAGRVTQVDSPYRAYERPENRFVSQFIGKANMLAGKVTEARHNEVHVDLGHELTGIACIEAGTVWREGDTVTLCIRPEKLHLCAVGTGRLAATVTSRFFLGSQWLYRLDTAVGEVLVCSQNEGTEPVAEGAIVGIDWHRDAVRVLQEASHG; this is encoded by the coding sequence GTGTCGTTTCTCGTGCTGGACAAACTGACAAAAGCCTACGGCGACCTGCACGCCGTGAGCGACGTGAGTCTCTCGGTTGAAAAAGGCGAATTCGTTTCCCTGCTGGGTCCTTCGGGCTGCGGCAAGACCACGACGCTGCAAATGATCGCGGGTTTTATCGATGTAACGCGCGGGCGAATCTCGCTCGACGGCAAGGACATCACGCATGTCCGGCCGAACAAGCGCGGCCTGGGCGTGGTGTTCCAGAGCTACGCGCTGTTTCCGCATATGACGGTCGCGCAGAACGTTGGCTTCGGGCTCGAAATGCGCAGTGTCGGCAAGGCCGAATGTGCGGAGCGGATTCGCGAGACGCTGGCGCTTGTGCGGCTCGATAAGCTGGCGGCGCGGTATCCACGTGAACTCTCAGGCGGTCAGCGGCAACGGGTCGCTATTGCGCGTGCGCTGGTGATCCAGCCGCCGGTGCTGCTGCTCGACGAACCCATGTCCAACCTCGACGCCAAGCTGCGCGAAGAGATGCAGTTCGAATTGCGCGGGATTCAGCGCAAGGTCGGCACGACTACGGTAATGGTCACGCACGATCAGTCGGAGGCGCTGTCCATCAGCGACCGCGTGGTCGTGATGGAAGCAGGACGTGTGACGCAGGTTGACTCGCCGTATCGCGCCTATGAGCGGCCGGAGAATCGCTTTGTCTCGCAGTTCATCGGCAAGGCGAACATGCTGGCGGGCAAGGTGACCGAAGCGCGTCACAACGAAGTGCATGTGGATCTGGGGCATGAACTGACCGGTATTGCCTGCATTGAGGCAGGCACGGTGTGGCGCGAAGGCGATACGGTGACGTTATGCATCCGTCCGGAAAAACTGCACTTGTGCGCGGTGGGAACGGGGCGCTTGGCGGCGACTGTTACCAGCCGATTTTTCCTCGGCAGCCAATGGCTGTATCGATTGGATACCGCCGTGGGCGAAGTGCTGGTCTGCAGCCAGAACGAGGGCACCGAACCTGTGGCCGAAGGCGCGATCGTTGGCATCGACTGGCATCGCGATGCCGTACGCGTGCTTCAGGAAGCGAGCCATGGCTAG
- a CDS encoding ABC transporter permease encodes MASTIDSTESKNSAAVRKDRAPWHAFVPPWLMSLPAFILFAVLVLTPLAMTVVLTFYRFDPASGPIAAFQFGNYVEVLTDSYYQAIFARTFGIAILTTLLCVAIGAPEAYVLYRMRDPWRSMFLLVILAPLLVSVVVRAFGWSMLLNTGGIVNQFFGLFGLGPYKLEYTTFAIVIALVHVMLPFMVIPVWTSLQKLDPQVENAALSLMASPTTTLRRIVLPQIAPGILSGSLMVFGLSASAFAIPGLLGGRRLKVAATAVYDEFLGSLNWPLGATIAILLLIANLVIMITYYRVLERRYSRSLG; translated from the coding sequence ATGGCTAGTACCATTGACTCGACGGAATCAAAAAATAGCGCCGCGGTGAGGAAAGACCGCGCGCCGTGGCACGCGTTCGTGCCGCCCTGGCTGATGAGCTTGCCTGCGTTCATCCTGTTCGCGGTCCTCGTGCTGACGCCGCTCGCAATGACCGTTGTGCTGACGTTTTATCGCTTCGATCCGGCCAGTGGTCCGATCGCCGCGTTCCAGTTCGGCAACTATGTTGAAGTGCTGACGGACAGCTACTATCAGGCCATTTTTGCGCGGACCTTCGGCATCGCGATCCTGACGACCCTGCTGTGCGTTGCGATCGGTGCGCCTGAAGCGTATGTGCTGTACCGCATGCGCGATCCGTGGCGCTCGATGTTCCTGCTCGTGATCCTCGCACCGTTGCTGGTGTCAGTCGTGGTCCGTGCGTTCGGCTGGAGCATGTTGCTCAACACGGGCGGTATCGTGAACCAGTTCTTCGGCCTCTTCGGGCTGGGTCCGTACAAGCTGGAGTACACCACCTTCGCGATCGTGATTGCGCTCGTTCACGTCATGCTGCCGTTCATGGTGATTCCCGTCTGGACCTCTCTGCAGAAGCTCGATCCGCAGGTTGAAAACGCAGCGCTTTCGCTGATGGCGTCACCGACAACCACGTTGCGGCGCATCGTGTTACCGCAGATCGCGCCCGGCATCCTGTCGGGCAGCTTGATGGTGTTCGGCTTGTCGGCGAGCGCGTTTGCCATTCCCGGCCTGCTCGGCGGCCGTCGCCTGAAAGTAGCGGCCACCGCTGTCTACGATGAATTTCTCGGGTCGCTCAACTGGCCGCTCGGCGCGACGATCGCGATCCTGTTGCTGATCGCGAACCTCGTGATCATGATCACGTATTACCGGGTTCTGGAGCGTCGTTACTCCAGAAGCCTCGGTTAA
- a CDS encoding aldehyde dehydrogenase family protein: protein MKLNDILGALGVDLGKWKGDALTARSPLDGATLAGLAVDTPADAARKIDAAHAAFLKWRTVPAPQRGELVRVFGNVLREHKAALGSLVTLEAGKVTSEGLGEVQEMIDICDFAVGLSRQLYGLTIASERPGHRMMETWHPLGVVGVISAFNFPVAVWSWNAALAFVCGDAVVWKPSEKTPLTAIACHALFEKALREFDKTHPGVAPEGLSQLLLGARDVGQVLTESPKVPLVSATGSVRMGIEVAQVLAKRLGRSILELGGNNAMIVAPSADLDLVVRGVTFSAVGTAGQRCTTLRRLIVHTSVVDQLLPRLEKAFGSVKVGSPLESDTLVGPLIDRAAFDGMQKALGDAREQGGNVKGGERVDVGGHADAYYVRPAFVRMPAQTAVVERETFAPILYVMTYDDFAEALQLQNGVPQGLSSAIFTNDIREAEQFMSAAGSDCGIVNVNIGTSGAEIGGAFGGEKETGGGRESGSDAWKGYMRRATNTINYSRELPLAQGVKFDV from the coding sequence ATGAAACTGAACGATATTCTTGGCGCACTCGGTGTAGACCTTGGCAAATGGAAGGGCGATGCCCTCACGGCGCGTTCACCGCTTGACGGCGCGACGCTGGCCGGACTGGCCGTAGATACTCCCGCCGATGCCGCTCGCAAGATCGACGCTGCTCACGCCGCTTTCCTCAAATGGCGCACCGTGCCTGCGCCGCAACGCGGCGAACTGGTACGCGTTTTCGGTAATGTGCTGCGCGAACACAAAGCCGCGCTCGGCAGCCTCGTCACGCTGGAAGCCGGCAAGGTCACGTCAGAAGGCCTGGGCGAAGTGCAGGAAATGATCGACATCTGCGACTTCGCCGTTGGCCTGTCGCGCCAGCTCTACGGCCTGACGATCGCCTCCGAGCGCCCGGGCCACCGGATGATGGAAACGTGGCATCCGCTGGGCGTGGTCGGTGTGATCTCTGCGTTCAATTTCCCGGTCGCGGTGTGGTCGTGGAATGCGGCGCTGGCGTTCGTGTGCGGTGACGCAGTGGTCTGGAAGCCATCGGAAAAGACGCCGTTGACGGCTATCGCCTGTCACGCGCTGTTCGAAAAGGCTTTGCGTGAATTCGACAAGACCCACCCGGGCGTCGCGCCTGAAGGCCTGAGCCAGTTGCTGCTCGGCGCACGCGATGTTGGCCAGGTGCTGACCGAGTCGCCGAAGGTGCCGCTGGTCAGCGCGACCGGCAGCGTGCGCATGGGGATTGAAGTGGCGCAAGTGCTGGCGAAGCGGTTGGGCCGCAGCATTCTCGAACTGGGCGGCAACAATGCAATGATCGTTGCGCCCAGCGCGGACCTCGATCTGGTCGTGCGCGGCGTGACCTTCTCGGCAGTTGGCACGGCGGGACAGCGTTGTACGACTTTGCGTCGCCTGATCGTGCATACCAGCGTGGTCGACCAATTGCTGCCGCGTCTGGAAAAAGCGTTTGGATCGGTGAAAGTGGGCAGCCCGCTCGAGTCAGATACGCTTGTTGGTCCGCTGATCGACCGTGCTGCGTTCGACGGAATGCAGAAGGCATTGGGCGATGCCCGCGAGCAAGGCGGCAATGTGAAGGGCGGCGAGCGCGTGGATGTAGGCGGTCACGCCGATGCTTACTACGTGCGTCCGGCATTCGTTCGCATGCCTGCACAAACGGCAGTGGTCGAACGCGAGACCTTCGCGCCGATCCTCTACGTGATGACCTACGACGACTTCGCCGAAGCGTTGCAACTGCAAAACGGCGTGCCGCAGGGTTTGTCGTCGGCGATCTTCACGAACGACATTCGCGAAGCCGAGCAGTTCATGTCGGCGGCGGGCAGCGATTGCGGCATTGTGAACGTGAACATTGGCACGAGCGGCGCTGAGATTGGCGGTGCGTTCGGCGGTGAAAAAGAAACCGGCGGCGGTCGCGAATCGGGTTCCGATGCGTGGAAGGGTTATATGCGCCGCGCAACCAACACGATCAACTACAGCCGTGAATTGCCGCTTGCGCAAGGCGTGAAATTCGACGTTTGA
- a CDS encoding aldo/keto reductase family oxidoreductase, with protein sequence MSNFSPTATFELGRRPVHRLGYGAMQLAGPGVFGPPKDRDVAIAVLREAVASGVDHIDTSDFYGPHVTNQIIREALHPYRDDLVIVTKLGAVRGEDGGWLPAMEPEDLRRGVHDNLRNLGLDTLDVVNMRIMGNIHSPAEGSIEKQVTALAELQREGLVRHIGLSNVTAAQIAEAQGIAKIVCVQNHYNLVHREDDTLIDELASQGIAFVPFFPLGGFTPIQSSELSTIAQTIGATPMQVALAWLLHRAPNILLIPGTSSLAHLRENMQAAQLRLSDAVLAELDAIGPANGEH encoded by the coding sequence ATGTCGAATTTCAGCCCTACCGCCACTTTTGAGCTTGGCCGACGTCCGGTGCATCGCCTGGGCTACGGCGCCATGCAACTGGCTGGCCCCGGCGTGTTCGGGCCGCCGAAGGATCGTGATGTAGCCATAGCCGTTCTGCGTGAAGCGGTGGCGTCGGGCGTCGATCACATCGATACAAGCGATTTCTACGGACCGCACGTCACCAACCAGATCATTCGCGAAGCGCTTCACCCGTACCGGGATGATCTTGTGATCGTCACCAAGCTTGGCGCCGTGCGCGGCGAAGACGGTGGCTGGCTACCGGCGATGGAACCGGAAGATCTCAGGCGCGGCGTCCACGACAACCTGCGCAATCTCGGCCTGGATACGCTTGACGTGGTCAATATGCGCATCATGGGGAATATTCATTCGCCGGCGGAAGGATCGATTGAAAAACAGGTTACAGCGCTTGCCGAACTCCAGCGCGAGGGGCTCGTGCGCCATATCGGCCTGAGCAATGTGACCGCGGCCCAGATCGCCGAGGCGCAGGGCATTGCAAAAATTGTCTGCGTTCAGAACCACTACAACCTGGTTCATCGAGAAGACGATACGCTGATCGACGAGCTGGCGAGCCAGGGCATTGCGTTTGTGCCGTTCTTCCCGCTTGGCGGGTTCACGCCGATTCAATCGTCCGAGCTGTCCACTATCGCCCAAACGATCGGCGCGACACCGATGCAGGTGGCGCTCGCCTGGCTCCTGCACCGCGCGCCCAACATTCTGCTGATTCCGGGCACGTCGTCGCTCGCGCATCTGCGGGAAAACATGCAGGCGGCGCAGTTACGGTTGTCGGACGCCGTGCTTGCTGAACTCGACGCGATCGGCCCAGCCAACGGCGAACACTGA
- a CDS encoding (2Fe-2S)-binding protein gives MTNLPSATSTGQSHTAADAAPQFVRLAEAHRKQVTLTLDGAAITAMTGDTVLSAILLHTRRVRDTEFSGEPRAGFCLMGACQDCWVQLEEGTRIRACSTFVKEGMRVLTRPAGASGT, from the coding sequence ATGACGAACCTTCCCAGCGCAACATCGACCGGCCAGTCGCATACCGCGGCCGATGCCGCACCGCAATTCGTGCGTCTTGCGGAAGCGCATCGCAAGCAGGTGACGCTGACGCTGGACGGTGCCGCTATCACGGCCATGACAGGCGATACGGTATTAAGCGCCATCCTGCTGCACACACGGCGGGTGCGTGACACCGAGTTCAGCGGTGAACCGCGTGCGGGATTCTGTCTCATGGGCGCGTGTCAGGACTGCTGGGTGCAACTGGAAGAGGGCACAAGGATCAGGGCGTGCTCGACCTTCGTGAAGGAAGGCATGCGCGTGCTGACCCGGCCTGCGGGAGCGAGCGGAACGTGA
- a CDS encoding nitrilase-related carbon-nitrogen hydrolase encodes MSFPFQVATVPLISLRGNASQNVANVSAWLEGAALKGISLVVFPEASLVGYADTLNLRRRELATLAEPLDGRSIDQVADAVERTGVAAGVGFIERATDGRLFNSYVICMPGGVRCCHRKLNAVEHPGIERGEQYTVLDTKWGVRIGILIGADNYLIENVRTTALMGATLLVAPHRTYGSDDHQKPSLQPLSTRQRTRPHAMESVGEADWLRRSLIARASDNGLFVVFSNGSDEGSHQSGMIIDPLGRVLADQVCSSNPMVSAEVNPSLIEGSVGQQCLAARRSDANGPLVRSMLPRVNAFADRSGTPLRGAIALSFAQVSRIRQM; translated from the coding sequence ATGTCTTTCCCCTTTCAGGTTGCGACAGTCCCGCTCATTTCGCTGCGCGGGAATGCATCGCAGAACGTTGCGAACGTGTCCGCGTGGCTTGAGGGTGCGGCGCTCAAAGGAATCTCGCTGGTTGTTTTCCCTGAAGCCAGTCTTGTGGGATACGCCGATACCCTGAACCTTCGTCGCCGTGAGCTTGCAACGCTGGCCGAGCCGCTCGACGGGCGTTCAATCGATCAAGTCGCCGATGCAGTCGAGCGCACCGGCGTGGCTGCGGGTGTCGGATTTATCGAGCGGGCAACGGATGGGAGGTTGTTCAACAGTTACGTGATTTGCATGCCGGGCGGCGTGCGTTGTTGTCATCGCAAACTGAACGCGGTCGAACACCCCGGCATCGAACGTGGCGAGCAGTACACGGTCCTGGATACGAAGTGGGGCGTCCGTATCGGCATTCTGATTGGCGCAGATAACTATCTGATCGAGAACGTTCGCACGACGGCGCTCATGGGCGCGACATTGCTTGTTGCGCCGCATCGGACATATGGTTCGGATGACCATCAGAAGCCTTCGTTACAGCCTCTTTCAACGCGGCAACGAACCCGGCCGCACGCCATGGAGAGCGTGGGCGAAGCCGACTGGTTGCGGCGGTCGTTGATCGCGCGAGCATCCGATAACGGATTGTTCGTAGTCTTTAGTAATGGTTCGGACGAGGGCAGTCATCAAAGTGGCATGATCATCGATCCTTTGGGGCGAGTGCTGGCCGATCAAGTGTGCTCATCCAACCCGATGGTTTCCGCAGAAGTGAACCCCAGTCTGATAGAGGGGAGCGTTGGCCAGCAATGCTTGGCGGCCCGTCGCTCTGACGCTAACGGGCCGCTCGTCCGTTCAATGCTGCCGCGCGTTAACGCGTTTGCGGACCGCAGTGGAACGCCGTTAAGAGGCGCGATTGCATTGAGCTTCGCTCAGGTCAGCCGCATCCGCCAGATGTAG
- a CDS encoding DUF1338 domain-containing protein has translation MNLPAMLANSTPGKVIRAELAQATNMALFAGLLERVPTGRAYTDDLQHTQTRVQFDHGALRTVRWAQSGALPPGEAAFTRILKPLGFVLNGTYPLDRIKMTGRSYMHADAPDEIAQYFVSELHPERFSPEFQQAVTNVIGKSVDPLTPQALASLAELERDRSLPLAAALDLLPVLVRCFERQHPVPRLTDYETLRAESAEMAWIATEGNAFNHATDRVEDVFAVADAQRTLGRPIKDSVEISKSGRVRQTAFRADPVRRVFIGADDARIERDVPGSFYEFISRDAVMDEATGRAKLDLGFDAGNATGIFKMTAAA, from the coding sequence ATGAACTTACCGGCCATGCTTGCCAATTCCACGCCAGGCAAGGTCATCCGTGCCGAACTGGCGCAGGCGACGAACATGGCGCTGTTCGCCGGCCTGCTCGAGCGCGTACCAACGGGCCGCGCTTATACGGACGACCTTCAGCACACGCAAACCCGCGTTCAGTTCGACCACGGCGCGCTGCGCACCGTGCGCTGGGCGCAATCCGGCGCCTTGCCGCCGGGCGAGGCGGCGTTCACGCGCATTCTGAAACCGCTGGGTTTTGTGCTGAACGGCACGTACCCGCTCGATCGCATCAAGATGACGGGGCGCTCGTACATGCACGCCGATGCCCCCGATGAAATCGCGCAGTATTTCGTGAGCGAACTGCATCCCGAGCGTTTCAGTCCCGAGTTCCAGCAAGCCGTAACGAACGTGATCGGCAAGAGTGTCGATCCGCTGACGCCGCAAGCGTTAGCGTCGCTGGCCGAACTGGAGCGGGACCGCTCGTTGCCGCTGGCTGCCGCCCTCGACCTGCTGCCGGTGCTCGTGCGTTGTTTTGAGCGTCAGCACCCGGTGCCGCGCCTGACGGACTATGAAACGCTGCGCGCGGAGTCGGCGGAAATGGCCTGGATCGCGACCGAAGGCAACGCGTTCAATCATGCGACCGACCGTGTGGAAGATGTCTTCGCCGTTGCCGATGCCCAGCGCACGCTCGGCCGTCCGATCAAGGACAGCGTTGAAATTTCGAAGTCGGGCCGCGTGCGCCAGACGGCGTTTCGCGCCGATCCCGTGCGCCGGGTTTTTATCGGCGCGGACGACGCGAGGATCGAGCGCGATGTGCCGGGCTCCTTCTACGAGTTCATCAGCCGCGACGCGGTCATGGACGAGGCCACCGGGCGAGCCAAGCTCGATCTCGGTTTCGATGCCGGCAATGCCACGGGCATCTTCAAGATGACGGCGGCCGCGTGA
- a CDS encoding LysR family transcriptional regulator translates to MRKGIPNLVALQIFEAAARHESFTRAANELSLTQSAVCRQVAGLESRLGVALFLRIKKRIVLTTHGRHYAALVRKNLDRIERDTLELMAQRGVGRILEIAVVPTLASQWLIPRLPQFRALRPDITVNLSIRTEPFLFSDSPFDAALYFGDSVWPGTQGKLLFREGKVVPVCSPSLLAGSAPGSSISLEQLVDLPLLHLSTRPDAWRTWFRLNGLEHDVRAVRGARYELFTMLTSAAQAGLGVALLPEILLADELSSGRLVVPLNKPMSGTSGYYLVAPDEIANDEPFVALSDWLSSIVPQAQTEAEA, encoded by the coding sequence ATGAGAAAAGGCATTCCCAATCTGGTCGCCTTGCAGATCTTCGAGGCCGCCGCACGCCACGAGAGCTTCACCCGAGCGGCCAATGAGCTTTCGCTCACGCAAAGTGCGGTATGCCGCCAGGTTGCGGGACTGGAAAGCCGGCTGGGGGTCGCTTTGTTCCTGCGCATCAAGAAGCGCATTGTGCTGACCACGCACGGCCGTCATTACGCGGCGCTCGTGCGCAAGAACCTCGACCGGATTGAGCGCGATACGCTCGAACTGATGGCGCAACGCGGTGTGGGGCGGATTCTGGAGATAGCGGTCGTTCCTACACTGGCCAGCCAGTGGCTGATCCCGCGCCTGCCGCAATTTCGCGCGCTGCGGCCGGACATCACGGTGAATCTGTCGATACGCACCGAGCCTTTCCTGTTCAGCGATTCGCCCTTCGACGCCGCGCTGTATTTCGGCGATTCGGTATGGCCCGGCACGCAGGGGAAACTGCTGTTCCGCGAGGGCAAGGTCGTACCGGTGTGCAGCCCTTCTCTCCTCGCCGGAAGTGCGCCCGGCTCATCGATTTCGCTTGAACAACTTGTTGATTTGCCACTGCTGCATTTATCGACACGGCCCGACGCCTGGCGCACCTGGTTTCGTCTGAACGGGCTTGAGCACGATGTTCGAGCGGTACGCGGCGCGCGCTACGAATTGTTCACCATGCTCACCAGCGCGGCTCAGGCGGGCTTGGGGGTCGCGTTGCTGCCCGAAATTTTGCTCGCGGACGAATTGTCGTCCGGCCGGCTGGTCGTGCCGCTGAATAAACCGATGTCCGGCACGTCAGGTTATTACCTCGTCGCACCCGACGAAATTGCCAACGACGAACCGTTTGTCGCGCTCTCGGACTGGTTGAGTTCGATCGTGCCGCAGGCGCAAACGGAGGCGGAGGCGTAG